The sequence below is a genomic window from Glycine max cultivar Williams 82 chromosome 20, Glycine_max_v4.0, whole genome shotgun sequence.
ACTCATTCTGTCAAAGTTGGGGATTTTGTGCTTCTCTCCTCCAAATCTGTTTCAGCGTTGTTGAACTTGGATCTATATTTTGCCAGAAATCAATGATTTGGATAATTTCTCTGATCATTATGTTCATAATTTGCTGTATATGCAGGCTCAGATAATGCTAGGAATGGTGACTTCCCAAGTGGTTTGTTTTGCTACCTTTTCGCTTGATTTTCATTCCTTTTATACTTTATGCCAAGTTATTGTCATCCAGGACTTAAGAGGTGATTTAATGTGTGCTAtaaattccaacttccaaggCTGTGAATTTGCAGATTACAGTTAGCATGTTCTGGGACAGTTGGAAGCAAATATaagctaatatttttttatcatatgttTTTAATACTGTCTGTGAAAAACAATGTCATGTCTGGGCAGgttaaaaaagagaaagggaaTAGATTTTCTTAAGCAATTGGATACCTTTCATGTCTTGGCAGTAGGAGTTATCTACAAATGATGACATGGACAGCTGTATACATCAATTTTATAGTAGGACTAGTCAAAATTTGGGGAACAAATAGTCCAAATCTTGGGGTCAAAGTTTAATAACTAACCAATTAACCATTAATAAATAAAGCACAAATAACTGAAATGACTTAAGGAAACAGGCACAAACAAAAGCCCATCTGCTGACATGCATTAAAATacaaccacaacaacaacatgcTTTAAAAtacctaattataaaattaataagataCCTCTAGGACTGATATAACATCTCCTGAAGTAACAACCAATAATCCTGAACAATTGTGATCTTTAAGATTTATGTAATatcaaattaacattaaatttatatcaGACTACTGAGATCTTTTGTTCCTTAAGCTTATTCCTTCtagatcttttattttatttttttataataatttttgcaGTTACAAATGCCAAACCTTAGGCTGGTTTCTGATCAAACCTCACAGTCTTCAATGAATGAAGGCCAGCTGGGTCAGGCATCATTGGTTCAAACTCTGTCAGGCCTTCCTCATGGGCAGGACAAGTTGCAGCCTGGTTTGACACCTTATGCTCAAGAAGGCCAAGTCAACACCATACCTCATAATCCTTTGGTTCCTAGTCAATTAACTGCGCATCCAAAGCCTCCAGTGCAGCCTCGGATTCCCCTTCAGCAAAATCCAAACAATCTTGTACTGCCAGGAACATTGTCTGGGCAGTCTAATTTAATGCTTCCTTCTGCACGTTCTCCAGGTTTGGGAAGTTTGTCTGTTAGGCCTCCAATTCAACTGGCAACTTCAACTGCTCTAAACCAGCAAATGCATGCCTCTTTGCTACAGCATTCTGTACATGTTGGAAACTCAACTGTAGGACATAATGTTCAAAAGGTTCGTCCAGACGCCAACTTTCAGGTGCCAAGTTTTGCTTGTGCTTTTTAGTCCTTTTACGTTGCACATATATGGGTACCTTGAAAATTTATGCACGTTGCATCTCCATGCTGCTTTAACCCAGCCTTTGTTTCCATCGAAAGATTATTCCTGTTTTATGCATTTTGTTATTGCTTATTCTTATTTTGATGTAGCAATTTGTGTTAGAGAAAGGAAGTAGATGTCTGTAGCACAtgataatagaaaatacaaaaactagGCAATAGGAGAAAAACACATCAACCAAGCATAGCCTTCCATTCCCTCTGCTTATCTATCAGAGAAGAAATTGTCTTTTTAGCACACCATAAGGATGACTGATATATCACTTTATCTGTTCAAAGCTGCAGATGAGAATGTTTATACTTTAAAATCCCGGAATTacttaatttatgttaaaatccCGGAATTACTATTTGTGTTATGACACACTGTAATTACTTAATTTAAGATCCTGGCTCATTTGACATCCCTAGAGGCCACAGCTAAGGTGGGCTAGGGGTGACTGCGATTAAGGTGGCTTTCCAACAGTGTCtatcctttcttttttaataaattctttgtttatcaaaagaaaaaaaagaggtgaTTACTGATGAAGAAAATCACTAAAGCATCTACTATTGAAGCATCACTGACATTTTATAATGTTTTCCTATTATTTACCATACATAGAAATGTCAAGTTATTGGTTGAGCATAATTGGCTATGTGCTTTCAACATAAGATGCTGTGGAGCAGATAATCTGTAGAAGCTTATTTTCTCGTCACTTCTGCTGAGCTGTCTACagcttctattttttatatgcttatagttttaaaataaatcatctaACTTTATTTACTAAAACAGCCTGGCCCCTCCATGTCAACAACTAATTCTCAGTTATTGAGTAAAGGTGATAAATCTTCTAAAGTTATTGAGGATTTAAATTGGGCCAAGAGAACTAATACatattcaaaatcaaacatTCCTTTGGGAGTAGAGAAAACAAACATGGTTCGTGATTCTTCAGAATCTTTTACTCGGCCGTCAAAGGTTATGAAATTGGATGAGGGAAGGAGCACCCCTCTTTCTGCAGGGATTTTGGATATGCCTGTCACCGATGGATCATCTCATATCCTTGGAAGAAGCTCATTACCTGTACATGCAGCTCCTAAAGCGGAAGGGCAATACTCTGAGCAACAATCTTCTCAGGTATGTGACTTGGTGATTCATAGATAAGAAGTTAAGGTGAACAATTTTCTTATGAATTTATTCAATGATTCATTGTTAGCATTTGAATTTGGATGCAAAAATTATTGTAAGGTCATATCTTTCGAGATTCTGTATTTTGAATAGCCTTACATTTGGTTGCTAAAAAAGCTAGTATAACCTTGAAGAAAAAGATGTCAAGAAACTTCAGAATTGCATAATATTGCCTGTTTCTTAAATAAACTCTGAATTTAACATTAGATTATGTGTATGGTTAGATATACTTAATTGAATACCCTTTGTGGATGAATTAAGGTGATAGACtagttttaaacttttaatatacTTTTGAAATGAAGATTTACGTCAGTGAAACGTGATGGCCCTGCCTACTATTGCTGATATTTAAGGATTTGGATATTTGACTTTGACATATGTAGCCAGCTTCTGTCCAGGTGCTGGTAGTCTGCATCTTCACAAACATGTCTATTTCACCGAGTCTCTCTCCAAGACAGTACCCAGATCGTTACACCTTTCATGTGGGTCGGAACTTACCCGACAAGGAATTTCGCGTCATGCTATAAATGTTTCATATCTTTAGTTTGAAATATCATCACTAAGTGGATAAATTTATGCCTTATACGCACTGCCAATGAACCAAGTCTCTTCATTCAGTATTTCAGAAATATTTATGTCAGTAGTTGATTTCGGAACCATCTTTAGTTCACTAGCCTGCACTTTAGGGATCGTGCCAATATGGCCACTAATTGTCATGGAACTAGATTGTTGGATATAACTGATCATGTCTGTACTTTAGGGATCATGCTCACATAACTCTGCCTTTGTTACGAGCTTACATCTGTTATATGACCTGAATTCCACGTTAGGAGAGGGATTTTATGCATAGTACAAAacatatcatattttatatatataaagaaggcCACAATATGTTTGTGATTTCTGATAAACATCCAAATTGTGTTTgcttcctaataaattttttcttcatttttgttctctaataaaataacaattcttttgtctttgataaattagtaaattttgtgtttgcttcttgataaatttttttcatttgttattagtccCTCTAAAAAGGATTAATAACCAATGAACAAATTTATTAGGGAGCAAACACAAAATTCGTTAATTTAGTAGAAACTTaatgcaaagaaaaaattaatcagaaaacaaacacaaaatttgttaTTAGGGATAAAAAACATATGTTAGCCTGTAGAAAATCCAATGTTTACTCCCAACTTCTATTTAGAAGCATAACATCTTTTGCCAGATAATGCCTCTAAATGTTTCAGATTTGCATTTCTTTTACTGTTTcaaatgttattgttttgattctttttaCCACAATGGACCCTATCTTGTTTGATCCACGTAACCAATCATTCTGGATATGTAAAtcattattcttattttctttgctCATCCCAGCTTCCACCTGATGTGGAGTCTGTTTTGCTGCAACAAGTATTGAATCTGACACCAGAGCAATTAAGTTCCTTGCCACCAGATCAGCAACAACAGGTCCTTCAGCTCCAGCAGGCTCTTCGGCGAGATCAGATACAGCCCTCATAACAGGGAACTCATCAACAATTCAAAAATAGCATCAACTTATTTGTATACTAGCATTTGCTGTAGATTAGCTTCAGAATATCAAAATTCTTTCAACCACTATTGCTTCTTTTTGTAATTTGTTTTCTAATTCCTTGTCCAAATATTTGATGTAGCATTGAGGAGCTCCAGATGGGCATATAAATCATTTAGAAGAGATgtacaataataattttgacgTTAAATTTTTGCCGTTGACATATCCTTTGGTGTGGGCTGAATATATTTGCCTTGTCATTTGAGCTATTATAAGCATCTGTATGCTTGAATATATTGCTCTTGCACTAAGTTGTGTCTTATCGCTGATACCACTTAATCCAGATAACAATATCCAACTCAATATCCAGCGTATCAATTTTCGTTTCTTTAATATTCCCTTGTTTCGTTTCTTTAAGTCTTCCTATAATCCATCCATACAACAAAGGAATGTATTAAGCTTACCATTCTGAATGTTATACTAGTCACAGCATGCAAATGCAGTATAGACCAATTGCCAGGTCTACAATCGCACACAAGTGCGTTGTTTTATCATTGAAAACTCAGAGAGCAGCAATACTTTACTTGAACGAAATGAGTCCCACTTTTCCGTTCTGAAGAAAGAGAGCAAATCGTATATTCAAGACATTACCAAATAggttgcagtaaaaaaaaagacataatcAAATAGGTTATTCCATGTGACGCTGAAATGTGCTAGACTATACTTTCTATAAGATTGTAAGGTATGTTTGGATGAAAATTATGTTCAACATAACTGACTTTAATCTTAATTGAGACAAAATACTTGCTTCTCAGTCTGATGCATTAGAATGTGTCTTTGTTTGAGAAATTTCTAACTATAATCCGAACACACTACAAAGCGTGCCATTTGGCCTTTTTACTCATAATAAGGGATTCGGATCCTCTCAGTAAAACTCTCTCCAGCAACACTGAGCCGTTGGATGTATCTCACGGCTAATAATAAAAgttgacaaaataaaacaattccTCCGCATAGTACATTACTTCATTTGCTTTCCATGTGCAGGGGAGATTAGCTAGAAATGTGGATAGAAATTAGACAGTGCCcatcttaatatataattattattatttttatataaataaagtaattattaataaatttaacacctatatatatatatatatatatatatatatatatatatatatatatatatatatattattttttatcattggaAGAAAGAGGGACATTGTCTATCACACGTAAAGCAAACAAACTGTGTTGAGGAACTGTTTGATTTTGCTAACATCTATTATCAGCGCTGCGGGAGATGAATCCAACGACTTTGGTTGCCGCTGCAGAGATGCTGTAGAGGGATTTGCTGGAGAGGATCTGGACGCCATAATAATACGTATAAAGTTGCATTGGTTTGAAGTATAGACCAAAAAAGAGTCGTGTTGATTACAAGATCCTTGATTGCTCCCATTAAGTTTTTATCCCCACACACAAATACGTGGGTGCAGGAGTTTGAGGAGAGAAAAACTTTTTTCCCTTTAATATATGCAATATATCGATGTAATTTTGTATACATGCCATCTAACAAGATGATAAAGAAATTATTTCATCCACAAATTCCAAATGTGTAAGCTAATTGACTTGTTGGGAAAGGAGAACTAGTAATCCTTGTGGACCTACTAATATTTCATTAAGAAAACTGATCAATCCAAACCAGACTACAGGAGTAACGTCCACACCAGCAAGAGGAGGAATCACTTTGCGGGTAGGAATGAGAAGTGGCTCAGTGGGAGCATACGCTATTACATATGGAAATTTTCCCACTGGGAGTTTTGGGTACCAAGACATGACTATTCTCAATATAAAGAGAAAACCAAACACTGAGAGGAAGGGACCTAGAAATCCAATGGCCAACTTTGCAGTATCAGGGTCAAGATCTGCAAGCACCAATCTTGTCATTAAATCTGTGGAAGCGGGTGAAGTTTCTTGTATGCTCAGCTTGAGAGTATTCAAGTCTACATCTGAATTAAGAGATATATGTGTGGTGGCTGCATTCACTAGTGAGGATATTGTTATGCCAGCAGAAGCTCCAACTTCTGTGTAGCATGAGCAACATTGCATGACTCCGGAATTGCCATTGACATTTCTTTTAGTGTGATACTTTGAACTTTTCTGCAACAATTAAAATCTCAAATTAGACTGAGCTAACTAACATGGTATTTTGCAGTGTGGAAGAAAATACACGCGAAGGGAAAGGAATCATTGAAATCTTGAGAAACATTCAGCTCTAGCTAGTAGCCATATAAACCACCATTAGCTGTAATTAGGAGTGCTGATAGGTGGATacccaaatatttttcaattatctgAATCCAAACCCAAGAAACTAAATACCTGAAAAATGTGCATCAGAGAAGTGATCCCCCAGAAAACCAATCTCAGTTgtgattattaaataattatgaccAGATTTTGGAAATACTCTTATGTTAGTAGAGCATCAAATATATGTTTCAATCTTGTCCTTTGAACTGTAAATCAAATTCTTCACTTTACTTGGGCATTTTATCAAAAGAGCATGCACATTTTCAAAGTAATAACAAGATAACATAgcacaatttcaattttttttcttccaaactctttaaaatatatcaataataagGGAAGGAATGATGGTTCCATGACAAATTGCATATTTGTCACCAGTATCCTTAAATTAGTAATAATATAATGAATGAATTCTAAGGAGTAAAATATTTCAGCCATTTGAACTATATTTGTGCTAACATGCTGTATAAGCTATAATCTGAAAACACTATCCATGGGATATCCACATCAAATATTATCTTCCCCTTATTTTTCAGGTCCTTCCTACTTAAATCATCCCATAATTGCACCACAAATCCATCTTAAAGGAGGTTAGCTCACCCCACAAGCTTCTGGCACTATTGGACCGTTCCAGTCTCTAAGATTAGGATGTGGTTCATGATGATGGTGTAGGTTTCATCCTCCACTCACTTACCCACATATTTCTCTCCTTATCTCTCGTGCTTGCACTTCAAtgtatcaacaaaaaaatggtttttgcTCAGTCTAGTCATCAGTTGAAGCCAAATATTGTTTTATCTATTCGGTTACTATgcagaaataaagaaaaacaaacagtTAAATACTTAAACATACTTATTTGTTCACAATATACACTATATCGGTGCACAGTAAATTCAACATTTCAaagtaattaaacaaaaagaagaacttatttatttatttataatcattaacCCATTTCGAAATTCTAGACAGAAAAGCAAATATGAACATGAACTGAAACAACAAAGGCAGAAAATTCTCAAATGGGTATACCAAACTTAGCTAATAGAAGCACTCCCACGAGAAATTTGCAGATAGTAACGCTTACCCAGACCCTAAAgccaaaattgcttggtttgaATATTGAAGGCTTGCATTGCCGTCCTACAAGATTGGAAAATTGAAACAACAAGTGTGAAGCGGACTTTGATAGAACGGAAAGCATAGGAGAGTTGAATACTTACCACTGATTCCCGCATGAACACGAAAAGTGTTTAGATTCAGAAGATAAGATTGCGTTGCCATTGTACCTCGCTAGAGCAGTAGAACGTATTAAAGGTAAATCCACTAATTTATAGTTCTGATTTTTTAAGCCACGTGTTCATCTCTCATGCtttatttttactctattttttgaaggaaaaaaataaaggtctaaatttacccttaaaaaaaaggtttttttttttttttaacaaactacctttagtgttttatataaaaagatatttttgtggTCCTAATTGCTAGAAGATGAATcttaacaacattttttttttgtttttctagcaCTCTCTTCCTAGCACTTTCTTTACTATTAGTTGAAgttgttgttaaaaaaaaaaaacttcaactaatggttttttttacagaaaatagttaaaatttatgaaaatcacaaattttataattgcCATTATTTTAGTGTATATTATTAACATAGCTTTCTTGTAAAGAGttaactttatatataaaaagaaaaaaaatatacactaaTAGCTAGtgtaaaataatgatattttgtgttttttaaattacttaatatataaatattcaaaatcgaataactaataaaagaacgactcttttaaaataaatatgatattttgtattttttaaattaatatatttttatttcttgatatatatatatatatacacacacgtcATAAGCAGGTACAATTTTActtaaatgtattaattaagTGTATTCATATAAAAGTAAATGTTTACAACGTGATATATGAGTAAGGGGTGtaagtttttataaattttcaatatatatctttaatttttatgaataaaaaaatatttatagaaaatatagTATATAAATTATGAGAATGGATCCTTTTGGGTTACATTTTCGTTAGATGAGATGTAACAAGTGttattaatattgtaaaatGGATATTTAGAAGAATTAACAGTGAGATTATAACACTTGAGAATCTCAAGTTTTGAATTTGATctattgataaattattttgttaaaattctaTGTATGGACTAGAACAAATGatgaattttaatcttaaatttgGGAAcactttatgtttttatttgtatataattgtctattgtttgttttgcaatttaaatttaggagtaatttttgtttttatttcatttttatttgttgtcaaaattcaaaatacaattcacagtttaaaaaattatgttatatatttaagaatacTTTCACATCAATTAgtcaattaatttaacaattaatatgTACATCGAGTCATCCAATTAGttgaaataaaaagataaattgctGAATGGAGGAGTTGCATATCCATCTTCTACAAACATATTTCTTTTGGTGATGAGCCTTCCAATGTTGTGTGGTTAGTGACGATGAGAACGTATAATATCTCTCAACAATTCAATCTACTCCAGACTgtgataatcaatttttttaaggatgCTATAATCATTGtatcatttttttgtaataatcaTTGCATTATGTGCATATTTAATAtcaaacatatcaaataaatttatatctcAAAATTTCTTTcagaatcaattttaatatattaatcactccggtataatttttttggtatgtaacaattgtttttgttttgttattcttttatagtgtctataattataataatggaACTCACTTTACGTGTCGCTTCCTCAGTCATCTGACGCAAAAACACTAATTACAAACTATACACCCATTCTGGGGAATTCGTTGGACTAACCAATGAGAAGCATCAATCCGGTTCATTTGGAATGggtgaaaccaaaaaaagcaagtAGCAGAAAACAACATGCAGGAACAAGAGATTTTGCCACAATCCTGAAATTTTGGCTACAGAGTTTaggtttttgaaatttgaatttgaatctgaatctgaatgCCACAACTCTGTAGActatttctcatttttcttcctcttttgcaTTCTCATCTCTCTGTTCCCCAAATCGACGACGTGGACAACAAAGTTATATcaatttatctctttcttctcattctaaCGACGTTGTTTTACACCATTGCCGTTCAATTTCCCTTGGCATACCTGAAAGCGCAGATCGAGAACTACTTCAAGGCGATGAGTAGGTGCTCCCGTTGATCATGGATGCGATTCTGAAGCTTTAGTTGCCGAGGAAGCATGAGGACACCGATGACAACGACATCCGAGACTTCGAGTCTGACTTCGAGGATACTCACGATACGAACGAGGAGATTGA
It includes:
- the LOC100806489 gene encoding cleavage stimulating factor 64 isoform X2 encodes the protein MATSQSQHRCVFVGNIPYDATEEQLIEICQEVGPVVSFRLVIDRETGKPKGYGFCEYKDEETALSARRNLQGYEINGRQLRVDFAENDKGNDRNREQGRGGPGMTTNVDHQKQVGVPAVHGEAVQHQPIGLHIAITAAAVMTAALGGAQFGIQSNQNSLQSQSALAHDPLTLHLAKMSRSQLTEIISELKGMATQNKELARQLLLSRPQLPKALFQAQIMLGMVTSQVLQMPNLRLVSDQTSQSSMNEGQLGQASLVQTLSGLPHGQDKLQPGLTPYAQEGQVNTIPHNPLVPSQLTAHPKPPVQPRIPLQQNPNNLVLPGTLSGQSNLMLPSARSPGLGSLSVRPPIQLATSTALNQQMHASLLQHSVHVGNSTVGHNVQKPGPSMSTTNSQLLSKGDKSSKVIEDLNWAKRTNTYSKSNIPLGVEKTNMVRDSSESFTRPSKVMKLDEGRSTPLSAGILDMPVTDGSSHILGRSSLPVHAAPKAEGQYSEQQSSQLPPDVESVLLQQVLNLTPEQLSSLPPDQQQQVLQLQQALRRDQIQPS
- the LOC100806489 gene encoding cleavage stimulating factor 64 isoform X1, whose amino-acid sequence is MATSQSQHRCVFVGNIPYDATEEQLIEICQEVGPVVSFRLVIDRETGKPKGYGFCEYKDEETALSARRNLQGYEINGRQLRVDFAENDKGNDRNREQGRGGPGMTTNVDHQKQVGVPAVHGEAVQHQPIGLHIAITAAAVMTAALGGAQFGIQSNQNSLQSQSALAHDPLTLHLAKMSRSQLTEIISELKGMATQNKELARQLLLSRPQLPKALFQAQIMLGMVTSQVLQMPNLRLVSDQTSQSSMNEGQLGQASLVQTLSGLPHGQDKLQPGLTPYAQEGQVNTIPHNPLVPSQLTAHPKPPVQPRIPLQQNPNNLVLPGTLSGQSNLMLPSARSPGLGSLSVRPPIQLATSTALNQQMHASLLQHSVHVGNSTVGHNVQKVRPDANFQPGPSMSTTNSQLLSKGDKSSKVIEDLNWAKRTNTYSKSNIPLGVEKTNMVRDSSESFTRPSKVMKLDEGRSTPLSAGILDMPVTDGSSHILGRSSLPVHAAPKAEGQYSEQQSSQLPPDVESVLLQQVLNLTPEQLSSLPPDQQQQVLQLQQALRRDQIQPS
- the LOC100500538 gene encoding uncharacterized protein LOC100500538 produces the protein MATQSYLLNLNTFRVHAGISGRQCKPSIFKPSNFGFRVWKSSKYHTKRNVNGNSGVMQCCSCYTEVGASAGITISSLVNAATTHISLNSDVDLNTLKLSIQETSPASTDLMTRLVLADLDPDTAKLAIGFLGPFLSVFGFLFILRIVMSWYPKLPVGKFPYVIAYAPTEPLLIPTRKVIPPLAGVDVTPVVWFGLISFLNEILVGPQGLLVLLSQQVN